Genomic window (Podarcis muralis chromosome 9, rPodMur119.hap1.1, whole genome shotgun sequence):
CAACTCAGCAACTAAAGAAATTTCAAGGGCAGGGCTTGAGTGTCCAAAGCTCAGGGTATTAAAGGACCTTACACTAGTCTATCCCCTGAGCTCTCAACTCAGCATAAGTGTCTGTGATTGTTTTGGGCAAAAGGGAGAGGTAGAATCAATTTCCCACATATGTTTCAGCCCCTGAAGCCGTCGTGTGTGGTGAAGTGCAAGCTGGACAGCCAACCTCTAACCCCTTTTCATCCCAAGCCAGTTAGCACTTCCTTACTGGGGTTAAGGACAGCTACCACTGCAGCCTTCAGTTTGGTTTATCACCAGAACtgcctttgtttgtttgatttatttgtaaactgcccttCCTCCGAAAATCACAGgttggttcacagcataaaaatacaaaatgagaacacaaattcCATAACCAATAACAAAccaataacaaccccccccccaaaaaaaatcatcttTAAAACACCATAGCTtgttcaatcagccaaaggcctggttatacagaaacatttttgcctggtgcctaaagacatgtaatgaatgGGCCAGGCAAGACTCCCGGGGGAGAGCATGGATCAAAGTTTTCACAGAGACTGGCACAGCCCCTCTACTTGATTCTTAGCTCAAGCATAATGCCTGCAGTGGCAGTTCCCACAGCTGGTTTCATGGAACCAGGAAATGggagcagaggaaggaaggaggatgctttggggggagggggggagtggcAGGGCTAAATAACCAATCTAGCCAATGTATTGCTTATAGTGGATGGAGAATTCAACTTAGGTATGGGAGACCTTGGATATGGGAGTCCTACCTCCCTCCTGAACTCCTTTGTTTTGAAAAGGCACCATCTCTCAGCTTCAGGTCCTCTAACTATAGAAGGTAAATCGTTGTAGCCAACCTCAGCAGGTGCAATGAAGATCGGACAGCTCTTTGCACATTTCAAAAGGCTGTTCCATACTCTGTTGGCTTTCCTTGGCCAGTGTAGTTGCTTTCAATCCCAGCTTCAGCCCCCAACATCTATCTCATCATCAACCTAATTTAGTTTACATCCATTGCCATATCTTTGCCTTGCTTGGTCTTCTAAACTGTCAACCTGCAGCTAATAAATCAGTCATTTTACATTCCTTCTTTCCCTGAGagactttttatttcttttcctttgcagaaaCCTCGTTTCCCCCCGGTTAATACCACAACCCCAGCTGGCTCATCAATCTTTTCCTACTTCTCTCTGTGGCACAGTTCTGTCCTCCCCTCAACCTGTCTCTTTTAAACCCTGCAGTTCCACTCAGCTTACATTCCCTAGAGGTGGACAGACTACATAGCATCCACCAAATCTTACACAAACTGAGGAAAGTTTGCTGTCTAACCCTCTGACAGTACCATATCTCCTTGCCAGTGACACCCTGATCACTTTCTCTCCAACCCTCAAAAAGTATTATGCCCACTTTCTAGGCTATATGTAACTCCTGCAATTGGCTGCTCAGAGCCAGTGTTTTTTCCTCCTGACTATGCatatttggggacgcgggtggcgctgtgggtaaaacctcagtgcctaggacttgccgatcacatggtcggcggttcaaatccccgcggcggggtgcgctcccgtcattcggtcccagcgcctgccaacctagcagttcgaaagcacctccgggtgcaagtagataaatagggaccgcttaccagcgggaaggtaaacggcgttccgtgtgctgcactggctcgccagatgcagcttgtcacgctggccacgtgacccggaagtgtctccggacagcgctggcccccggcctcttgagtgagatgggcgcacaaccctagagtctgtcaagactggcccgtacgggcaggggtacctttacctttaccttttatgcatatTTACTGTCTCTCCCTCTTACCCCTTTATCATACTCCTTTTAAATTATTCTCtttgggaagggagagaaagaaagaaagaaagagggatgaGATCTCATTCACAAGTTGGACCCTCAAATTTCAACACAAGGCAGAGTTTGGAAAGTTTGCCTGTGGAGGTTTGCCTACTGCAGAACACAAATGTAGTTTAgaacatacagtacagtggtacctcgggttaaaacttaattcgttctggaggtctgttcttaacctgaaactgttcttaacctgaagcaccactttagctaatggggcctcccgctgctgctgtgctgccgctgcacgatttatgttctcatcttgaagcaaagttcttaacccgaggtaatatttctgggtaagcggagtctgtaacctgaagtgtatgtaacctgaggtaccactgtattttaatagttAGAGAGCTAATTTAACCGAGGGTGTTGCCAGAGAACCTTTGCAAGCTTAATGTGCTGTGTTTGCTGACAAAAACTGCTCACTTCCAATCTGACGTATATTGCTTTTTGTCACATAGTCTAGGGTAGAGTGGTCCAGGACATTGTCTTACCAACCGATCAGCTTCAGTTATGTTGTTACCTGTCAATGTACAGAGTGCTTTCCTTAGGGAGATGTTCCCTATCCCCTGATGGCTCAATCCTTACCCTGCTTGGCTTATTAGATCTAACAGGGCAAGATTGCCTTGTTCTTTTCATTTCGATTTGCTTCTTTCAGTGGGGGCCATGTTTAATCTATACTGAAAGAACCAGTGCTGCAGTGACTGTTCTTGGAGAGAGATTGCACAGACAGCAGCACAACCGATTTGTTTCAGCCAGTTCTGCTTTCTAAGGACAGCTGATTTACCAGAACTGAAGAGATTAACCAGAGCTAAAAATGCCAATAAAACAGCATTGCAGAATAGTGGCTGGCTTCGGACCAGATTTGGCTCACAGGCTGCCTGTTGCACAACACTGCCTGTTTGATTAGCATACCCTTTTTGTGATAGTTTACTACACTGGTTAAGAACTGAGTACTCAGGGTGGTATAGAGATGATTGAATcactatgtaccgtatttttcgcaccataggacgcagtttttccgtcttaaaaactaagggaaaaagtctgtgcgtcctatggagcgaatgcagggggggaggcaagcaggaaaagctcccaagagccacacacaagcttcgcgcggctcttgcgggcttttccccaggagggagaagggactgacgcggccagtcaatcccttctccctcctctagaaaagccttgcgcaatctctccagccgcgggaggccgtggaaggctaaaggggaagcctgcgcagcgagcgcgatccatcccgctcgctgcccgggcttcctctttaggcgtgcgcgcctctccagccgagggaggctgtgcaaggctaaaggggaagcccgcgcagcgagcgcgatccatcccgctcgctgcccgggcttcctctttaggcgtgcgcgcctctccagccgagggaggctgtgcaaggctaaaggggaagcccgcgcagcgagcgcgatccatcccgctcgctgcccgggcttcctctttaggcgtgcgcgcctctccagccgagggaggctgtgcaaggctaaaggggaagcccgcgcagcgagcgcgatccatcccgctcgctgcccgggcttcctctttaggcgtgcgcgcctctccagccgagggaggctgtgcaaggctaaaggggaagcccgcgcagcgagcgcgatccatcccgctcgctgcccgggcttcctctttaggcgtgcgcgcctctccagccgagggaggctgtgcaaggctaaagcgctgcccgggcttcctcttttgcctagcacgACTCTCCAGCCACGGGAGGCTGCacaaggctaaagaagccaactttttaaaaatctctctatctctacctctttttcttttttcatcctttctccacccccttattttcctctgaatcagtgtttttatctagattaacgttttagtttggaggggggaatattataaaaaaggaaactttgcaccttttattttagtatacaataaaaacagattaaacaaaacacaagagaaggaactagcatagaagaagaagagaaaagggaaagagggaggatacaaagccatttaccagaggtagatcttaacccttgcctcacctgggagcttctctgggcaggaattcccttggcttaagtggggtgagggaagagtggcaggtaggggggtacctacctagacagtgaagccacatgtctctccaatgaaaattgggagtgggcattgtgtgaagtggctgtggatctcctgccgcagaagtgtaggactgtatagagttgggagggccacccgagggtcatctagcccagccccctcacaatgtaggaatcacagctaaagaacgccaggcagatggtcccccaaccgctgcttaaaagcctccagtggtggagacccccaacAACTTGCGAGGtcacagaattgcagggttggaagggaaccccaggagtcatctagtccagccccggtggacagcgggcacgatccatcccattgtgcaaggctaaagatgctgctcaaggctaaagaggaagcgtgcagcctgtcccttgctctttggggctggggggggaataatattttttcccgtgatttccccctctaaaaactaggtgcgtcctgtggtccggtgcgtccaatagagcgaaaaatacggtatttttgtcCTTTAGGGCGTATCAATTTCACAAATGTTCTCTTATTATACTTGCAAATGTGCTCTCACAGATGAGTTGCTTCCACCCGCCTTCAACATAACATTTACCCTACAAAACTCAACTGCAAATAATAAAAGGTAGGTTGGAAACTGGAGTGAAAGGAGGAATTTTATTTACTCTGTGCAAAGCTGTCCTCGCTAAAATTGAGCGTAAAATATAGCTGATAGCTAATTCTGCAGAATATGGCTGTGCAAATATCTCTAACACCAGCCCACATTTCAGAAGTTACATTCGTAGATAAAAAGGACTGTACACTTATCTTGCCCTCAGGGAAAACTGAAGGAACTGaacatgtttagcctgaagagaCAAAGATTAAgtggagggaggagggcaggagaTGGGTCAATATCTAAAAGATTATCAGAAAGAAATAGTAGAGGAGAGGGCTAATAACAGTAGGTTTAAATTACAGGAGGGAGGCTTAGAAAAGACAGGTTCAATTGGTGTCTATAAAACAAGGATAGCTATGTGCATCACCAAATAGAAATATTTTTTGTCTGCTAATGTTTCTTCCACACTAGATATATTGTGTGGAACACTTACAACTTTCCTTCCTGTAGTGATTCGGTTTTGGTAATATCATCCAGTTTCCCCAGCAAATCACACAGCAATGCATTGCTGGCTTGAAAAAGCAATCTTCTTGTTTCTCATCCAGCAGCCCAGCAAACATGATAATTATTTATTGCCGTTGACATAATGGAAGATCACTGCTTGACAGGCACCGATGGGATCATGCCTGTATCACAAAGAGCAACATCCGCCCACATCATTTTGTGCTtaatttgtcccccccccttctttcctgggCATGCTGTCATATTCCTTATATTCTCAGACCCATTGATTCCTCTAGCCCCAGtatgtctacaccaggggtcagcaaactttttaagcagggggctggtccactgtccctcagaccttgtggggggcccgactatattttgggggaaaaataatgaatgaattcctatgccccacaaataacccagagatgcattttaaataaaagcacacattctactcatgtaaaaactacgctgattcctggatcgtccgtgggccagattgagaaggtgattgggccggatccggccccggggcttagtttgcctacccatggtctacaccaggggtcagcaaactttttcagcaggggggcggtccactgtccctcagtccttgtggggggccggactatatttttttttgggggggggggatgaacaaattcctatgccccacaaataacccagagatgcattctccAGGATCTCAAGCAGCAATGGGTCTCTCCCAAGAGTTACTGCCTAACCCTTTTGGCTGAAGACAACAGTGTCCGACTCAAAGACTGTCTGCATGCCAATCATATGCTATTATACCACCAAGCTATTGCCACCCGGTCCTTTTTCCAGCCCACATGCAGGAGGAAGCCTTCATCCATGTCTGTGTTGTGAGCTCTTAATATGCTTTACGCTTAAGGCTGTAGTGCCATGCATTTCTTTAAAGGGACAATAGCACTATTTCTTGTAATGGATGGGAGCAGGGAGAGCATGaatttggaggtgtgtgtgtgtgtgtgtgtgtgtgtgtgtgtataatgtcTTTTTCTGAGGTTGGGGCATCACTGGTATTcatgcattttatttgtttttaaagagttgCAAGAATTCCTGTGCTCAGGTGGCATAGTAGTTCAGCCTTAAAGGTTAATTTTAAGAAAGGCTCAGAAAATGGCAGAGTGCGAGTGTGTACAATTGGTCCCTGTTTTTATGTGCCTAATCTGCCAGGCGCTAAGTGCTCTTGCAGAGCCACTAATGGGGCTTGCACACTCGCGGAACCTCATTTCTCACGGCCCTCGTGACATTGTCGGGTGGAATTattgattcccccaccccttgtATAAAAATACTGTAGCTGAAGGATGGAGAACATGCACTCTCCCTGTCATAGAGAGGAGGACCTTTGAATTGATTAGGCTGCAATACTAAATGTTCACCTGCGAGTAAGCCTTGACAAATTTGACATGAGTAGCCATGGTTAGGACTTGTGCTGTTAATAGTTGGAATCGCTGTCAAATTTTGCCAAAAAAAGGTGACATATCCCAAGCAAATTTGGATGGTCCTGCTCTGCCAAGATGcctgaatattatttttttttgggggggggaggcagaaagagTCTCACTCTGCTCACTTTCCAGGGGAGAGGGATGAAATACCACCTGAATTTCGCCTGCATTTGTAACCAGGAGGTGCAAAGAATTATTTGAAGGTTTTTCAGGGGAGTGGCACTAAGTTTTCTTCTCAAGCGGGAATTTCCCAGGAGGGTTTCAGCCATCCTTGGCCATAGCCAtggatttctctctctgtgtgtgtctgttttaattttgaaaacgAAATAGAACAATAACCGCAGTTTAGGAACGAGATTGGGAAGAAGGCGCCTGTCCTTTGTAGAGAAGGAGCGCAAGGTACTCACTGACACGTGATGCGATGCAAGAAATCCATCCGCCGCCGCCGGCGGGAAAGCGCCAATAAAGCGGTGAGTTTGGCGCGCGAGAGCTTCCCAAGGATGCGGCCGCCGGCGAGGCAAGGTCCCGAAGTAGCGGCGGAGGGCGCCTGTTGCAGTGACGCACAGACAGCCTCCTCAGCTGCTTCCCCCTCTCATTCGTCCacccgtctgtctgtctgtccccaACTGACGGGGGCTCCTCCGGCGCGCCTCACTCCTCGCCTCACTTGAAGCTCAGCGTCCGAGGGAGACGCACGCACGCCTGGAGAGCGCGCCTGGGGCCATGGACAGCTCCTGGGAAGAGCGCGGGAACCTCACGGTCCCCTCAGGCAGCGCGAGCGAGAGCCCCGTCCCCAGCCTGGCGGCGTCGTGGGCGCCCACGGCCGGCTTGGCGCCCCGGGAGGACAGCGGCTCTGCGTCTTTCTGGAACACCCCTTTGAACCAGGCTCTGAGCGTCTTCGTGGCGCTGGCTCTCTTCGTGGCCATGCTGGGCTTGGGCTGCACGGTGGAGCTGAGCCAGCTGGGCGCgcagctgaggcggcccctgggctTGCTGCTGGCGCTGCTGTGCCAGTTCGGGCTCATGCCCTTCGTGGCTTTCCTGATGGCGCTGGTCTTCGCCCTCGACGAGGTGGCAGCCGTCACCGTCCTGCTATGCGGGTGCTGCCCCGGGGGGAACCTCTCCAACATCATGTCGCTCCTGGTCAACGGGGACATGAACCTCAGGTACccgaaggggaagggaagggagggccaAGCTGGAGGCCGGGTGGGGCAAGAAGAGCCAAACGGGCTAGTAACAATACTActgctaatactactactaatactaataaatttttatttataccccgccctccccaagaccgggctcagggcggctaacaaccaataataaaaccaagttgattaaaatacaataataataataacaacaacaacaacaacaatgctgctgctgctactactactactaatacaaataaatacatacatacagaaatcttattatttgtaccccacccatctctggGGCAGCGAACGCCCCCCCCTAGGGAAAAGGGTGGCAGCGAGACTGAGGGCATTTCTCCTGCAGGAGGAataggggaggagagagattgtGGGTGCTTCTGTCTGAAATCAGTTATTTTCGCTTTAACGCACTGTCTAAAGTTGCATTGTTTCCTGGCAGAGCTCCAACTCCATTCACATTGGGACGGCGGGCAGACATTCAACAGGTGtagctccctcctccccccccctcacaatgAAAGCCAAATCCACTCGTAAAATATCTTATCCGTCACAGCACCTGCTCAAGGCACAGAGGTCCTGCGAGGAAAAGGAACTGAGAGATGAAATGTAAAACTCCTGAGCAAACATCAGACGAGTTGTTATGTATGCCCTGTTCCCAGAGGGTGGGGCAAAGAGGCAAGTGCCACTGAGCAAGTGCAGAGTGCCTGCACTGGAGTTACCTGCCTTTCCTAATGGAAGTTTCACCCGTCGCTGCATCTCCAGCCTGATAAAAGATGCACCTGTTGAATGTCTGCCTGTTACACACCCGTGAAAAGTGCAGGGGCTCTGCTAGGAATCACCCACAGACGTGTGCATTTGGGCTTGGGGAACAACTTTCCCTGCAGGCTTTAatcccctccagctgtttctatGAATTAagaattaatgggggggggggggaggcaagacaGGGCTATGGGGTACAGCCAGACAATGTGGGCAGCCTTCTCCTTTTGCACAGTACATCTTTTTGTAAGCCGCTAAGCTCttgcttctctccctgctttctgAGACCCTCTAGTTTCACTCGCAAGCCGGCACAAAGAGGAGAGAGAGCTGTGCTGCCAGTGTGCGCTGTGAACCTTGATAGCCAGACACGCCCTGCAGGCAGCAGTGCTGGAAAACAGTGTTTGGGGTGTGCGTGGGGGGGAAGTTTTTAacgatggggagggaggggagaaaagtgTGGACTGTGGGGAAGAGAGATAATGTGTTTAAGTAAAGCCTGCACTGGATAGATGAGACACAGCCGCATATCATGCCATGGCGAGAACAGTGCATTGGGAAGGGTGCCTTTCTCTTTCAAAACTAccagcttctgcttctgcaacacacacacaaagtgtaaAAGTCAGAAATCACCCATATAAAATTAGCAGCCGAGCAGGAGGTTCCCACTGACAGTATGAGGTTGGAAAGACCAAAGGGAAGAGGCTTCTGCAATAAAATGTGCCGTCTGAGCAGCCCGTGGAAAGTGAATGGGGCGGTGGAAGGAACTTCAGTACATCACGTACCTTTCCCTCTGGGAACTCTGTTTTTTCTCGTCTCTGGCAGTATAATCATGACCACGTCGTCTACGTTGCTTGCTCTGGTCTTGATGCCTCTTTGCCTGTGGATCTACAGCCGAGCCTGGATCAACACCCCGTTAGTGCGCCTGTTGCCCCTGGGCGCTGTCACCATGACTTTATGCAGCACTCTGCTCCCCATCGGCATTGGGGTCTTCATCCGATACAGGTTCACCAGGGTGGCAGACATCCTGCTGAAGGTAAGCCAGGCCCCAGATGCCCACCTTTACAGGGGACACAGGGAGGAGCCTTAATACAGGCACAGAGTACAGTTCCATCTAGCTAGAACCAAGAGCAGTGGTGTAATTAGAGTGTCAAACTATA
Coding sequences:
- the SLC10A4 gene encoding sodium/bile acid cotransporter 4, which encodes MDSSWEERGNLTVPSGSASESPVPSLAASWAPTAGLAPREDSGSASFWNTPLNQALSVFVALALFVAMLGLGCTVELSQLGAQLRRPLGLLLALLCQFGLMPFVAFLMALVFALDEVAAVTVLLCGCCPGGNLSNIMSLLVNGDMNLSIIMTTSSTLLALVLMPLCLWIYSRAWINTPLVRLLPLGAVTMTLCSTLLPIGIGVFIRYRFTRVADILLKVSLWSLLVSLVILFILTGTMLGPDLLATIPATVYVVAVLMPLAGYGCGYGIATLFHLPPHCKRTVSLETGCQNVQLCTAILKLTFPPELIGSMYMFPLLYALFQAAEAGLFVLVYKVYGKDSYKQEPLVGEEEEDTNISYKKLKEEEMPDTSYGTVTAEGHASVLMEPMQTAL